Genomic DNA from Solanum dulcamara chromosome 4, daSolDulc1.2, whole genome shotgun sequence:
CGAACTTTTTCTTCGTCCATTCGTAATTCTCCCTGGCTAATAATATATCCCAACAAGTGCACTTCATATTGGTCGAACTCGCACTTCTCCCATTTGATGAAAAGCTCATTCTCGCATAAGACTTGAAACACTTTCATCAAATGCTCCACGTGCTCCTCCAAGGTATTGCTATAGATGATTATGTCATCCAAGTAGACTAccactgtaacacccctcaaaaattttcctaagattcgggccttctttgcaTACGTGTGGGGCCCCatcatatttatttcgaagtatgtgcttgagttgagatgagtccctGGTAAAtataagagcgttggaggtgatgtggggtcattgagggcctctaggaccgagctaagtccaaaatatccgtcgtggctaagtttaggacgaattcatgtaagggtcgacttttaacgaccctatctttcgAAAGAAGTCAAtccgggtggcccacgacctatcaaactaaaggtcgtcgagtcttctttccaacaccaccaagaacgtaaattttggagtttggagtcaaaagatatgacgatccgaagacgaactagcacgatagggatttcattttggcctgggttacaactgctggggaaatggccttggcgctgtaagggcgcgacgcgccactatcgcgctaggaacatacctcagtagtttgatccctggcgcgacgcgccactaaaagtgtacagggtttttcaagccaaattcccagaatttagGACAATAGGCTTAGCggtgtaagggcgcgacgcgccactatcgcaccagaaacatgcctcagtagtttggtccctggcgcgacgcgccactaaaagttgtgcaggttttaggcgtaattgaccttggcgctgtaagggcgcgacgcgccactatcgcgccaagggcgtttttgcctaattttcagaaattgaagaaatggcaatttgggaaatttcccaaatttatatatacacaatccttgtgtattttgggatcattttcttcagcccctccctctctctaaaaaagccCTAGTTTCTCTCTCTACTCTTCTTCTCCACTTCTAACCAAAAGGGAGTCCAAGAAGCTTCAAGATTAGAGTCCtctattgaagacccaacctcaaggttttctccaagtcttcactagggtatgtaaggctatccaaaacatgggctaagtccacccatgtgccctattcttgttttgaggttagatgtccatgaaaatggagtttcttgatatggtctaagtttaatgagttttatcccatatttatttgattctatatgcattgatgttgttgatctaagaggttcctaaaatgagcccttatgtgagtatgagataatgaagaaatgagttgctaaatatgttttattggtcttcttaattatgtggacttgataaagtatactattttcttaaacatgttgcttattataaaaatgtcaatttgaagtcttgaggatgtgatgagtcacaaggattttctcaaatggatggaggtaatgattgattatatctagatgatgttatatatgtgcatttaaaacttccttgaagatgtgattgggattgaGCATTgtgattgagatttgattgtgatagagttgatgagttgacaaggttgtaacgaaacttgttgatatgagttgattgagttgatttgatggagtttatgagcattgagtcttgggaggagtatcaagcaccgaattgggctagagtatagtccatactcgaacccaatacctgtgttgccaaacgtaggggggattgaaccgttaaagtcggatgcttccccgagagcttttgtcctgacattataggacctggttggattggatccatgagtgttcgtcgttcatgccctggcaaggtatgaacgggtgTGGCAACGACGttgtttcgttgtaccttcactggctcataagtgttggttgtcggttaagagaaactcccaaataggttttgatagtaatctgagtcagattgagttgaattgtatatgattggtccaggctaaatcatatccttgtttggACTTAgaacatttgattgagttgtaattccttttgagttgagctcccgagttgatttattcttccttgatgttcgttgtattcggccattttacatactcgtacattccatgtactgacgccatttggcctgcatcatttcatgatgcagagacaggtactagagatcatcaaccggcgctccgttaaAGATTCACTTACActcccagccagtcggtgagtcctcctagttccggaggatattgggccttcttgtacagttttgattgtcttttctttatttagattgtcggtagccatgggcttgtcattggcaccttttagacttgcatagaggcttcatagactggagtgtgggaggtcgagcggtcatcttgaggagtcctactttgattatcttctttgattgtaaatgtttggccttcggcccttatggtATGAGAAGAATtcctttaattgagttttccgctaagagaatgtgcttgaatgaatgagtgactgtaccaagtggtttgctcggaggtcagaaatggccttcgggtgccggttacatctagggtaccctcccggggcatgacaaccACGAACTGATCCAAGTAGGGGTGGAATatcttgttcattagtgtgcAAAAGGTGGTGAGTGCATTGGTTAAGCCGAAGGGCATCACCAACCACTCGTAAGCTCCGTACCTCGTCATACATATTGTTTTCGGTTCATCTCCCTCCGCTATTCATACCTGGTAGTAGCCCTTTCTTAGATCTACCTTGGTGAAGTACTTGGCCTATCCAAGTCTATCAAATAAGTCGGCAATGAGCGGaatgggatacttgttctttacggtcaccttattgagcgtccggtagtctatgcataaGCGCAATGAgccattcttctttttttgaaataaaattagtGCGTCATAAGGTGCCTTAGATGGACGGATATGACTAGCATCGAAAAGCTCCTTCAACTGCTTTCTTATCTCCTCTAACTCAGGTGGAGCCATGCGGTATGACGGGTATGCAGGCGGCCTCGCTCCTGGCTCCATCTTGATCTTGTGGTCTACCTCACGCCTTAGAGATAGGTGTCTCGGCAACTCTTCGGGCATCAtatctttattttcttcaagCACCTTCTCTATGCAAGGTGGCAATGCATCTTTAGCACCATTGTCTTCATCCGAGCTCGCAATGGTGGCTATGAACGTCGGCTCCCCCTTCTTTAGGCCCTTCACAAGCTGCATGACCGACAGGTAGGCTTGTCCTTCCTTCTTTGGCACTTTGACTAGAGGTACCATGTAGGGTCCCTCTTGCTCCATCACCAAGAATTGTTGGAGATAGGGATAGATCATTATGTAGCATCGTTGGAAGAATTCTGTTACACCCTAGAAAATATGTCTTACTATAGCTATAGATGGCTTAACCATGAGGTGAGGTGGAGCCCacataataaaatttttataaaaataacatatgataatttatatgaataatatatgtgaagttaaacacaactcaaagaggacccttgagccaaatccaagtgtaagccctccaaaaagatatttttaagttaCGTTTTTGGGCAATCTAACTTGGGGAGACCATAACGCCATAATGGTTCGGGAATTTGGGaaaccttataaaataaaagttgtagataattggatTATCTTTCTAACCATAGGTTGTAGAAATTTATTCGATATCAGGATCAAGAGATATGACTGTTTTACTGAACAAAGGTGTTGGCTGCGAATTTTTAAttctgaattttaaaatggctcGACCTGTTTGCAAATTTCCATCagtataaaaatattagttgagattaggaattaattaaccatggttgAATTATTAAATGGGAATTTGggattaattaagatgaattaagcTAATAGTGGGATGAAAAGTGGTCACATTGCCACATAGCCAATTTTGATTGGCCTATGTGTTAGTAGGGGACAAGTAGGCTTATTGGGCAGCCACTTGGTCTCCTTGTGGATTAAAAATCTGCAGCATATGTCTTCTTATTGACCAAAAGATCatccaaaaataattttcaattctAGAAGAttcaagaaagagagagaagctctcATCTTCTCCAAACTTTCTAAGCTTTTGAGAGAGAAAGAGGCTCGACCATGGCGGATCATGGAGAAGCTCCAAGCTTGGTAATTATTCAAGGTCATGGCAGTAAGAATGGAGTCCTTAGGGCAGCAAGAAATCCTAATATTTCATCCCTCAAATTTCAGCAAGTTAAGGAGCCAACTTGTCAAGATAAGAGTGGATCATTTTCTATACGTTTTTGGGTGAGTTTGGACGTTTAGTGAGTCTATAAATGTATGAAATCATATGTGTTGATGCTGAAGTGTTGGTGAGACGTTGGGGGCTATTTtggtatgaaaataataaattaattttatttagtatttgatTGTTATAGATATGAAGTAAGTGATGAGAATAAAGGAAAgtaaatggttaaagttgaggTTGAATTTGTTGTGGGTTGTTTTGGGtgtgttattgttcttgttgattGGAAGGATAAGGAGTTAAAATTTGTATTGTGTTGATTGAAACTAATGGACTGCCTTAATCCGAAAATGATAGAATTAGTTATAACTattgttgatgttattgttgtGGTTGATTATATAACGGAGATGgaagaatttgatattttgagttgGAGTAGTAATTGATTGTGGGCTGTTGTAGGAGTTAAATGATGTTAATGTACTTTCCTTGCACATAAGAAGGTGATGTTGTGACCATGTGGCTGCTGCTATGGCTCACAAAAATTGGAAGAAAAGTTAAGACGACATAAGGTGTAAAATCGTATGTAGTCTCCTTGGTGTATTCACAAGTCGTCGCAAGGTTTTGAGTCtccttatgttattaattaggggctgttttgacatgttattgttgttcatgttgagcttggaagattaataataattaaggtTTTATGTTGCATTATATGTTGGTTGGGCTGTTTTAGGATTGCTTCGATAAAACGTCAAGACTACGGATCATTAAGGATAATtggaagatgtagtagttgaATGTGGATTggaattattgttgagtgttatgaatgtgggctatcttaacttaccaataatgctataatgaagatattaacttgtgTTAAATGAAATTGAAAGCAAGAAAAccccatgattagtgttggtattaaaatggacagatttggagttgtttgaattagattgggttgattgtcgtgttgctattattgtcatgaattatgtgttaaaagtgaagagattgtatatgttaatgtttgGGACATATTGGGGCTGttctaaactaaaaataatggaTGAACATCGATTAATGTGGTGGTCGTTATTGTTGCTTATTACAAAACGAAAATGAAAGCATACGACATGTCAAGTTAAAGTTGTAATTCATTTAAGGGCGGTTTATAGTGTGTGATTGTCTGTGTTAAAttgaagttatgattatgcattgtatggttgattgttgggctgttatagatcattttaataaGGTGTGATGGTTGCAACTTATTAGAAGTAATTTGATGGCATCGTAGTCGTCATGTTGGTAATAAACGAAAGTTAAATGTTATGTGGGTTGCTTggagtatttttgaatatcgtcTTGGATTGCCTTGACATggaatttgaatgtgtgattattgATGTTTCTTGGTGGTTGTATGGCTGATTTGGGAAGTGGGGAAAGTGAGCAGTATAAGGGAGTTGTTGTCCAGAATTTTGTGTTTtgtaaacccgtttttggatggaactgttgttagtaattttagcataactccttgtgtaaagctccgttttgagtgattaaagatgttctggaaagctatttcatagatctaaaactttcatttaggcTCTAAAACCCAGCTTTGCTTTTATATACTCTAAAAATGGTGATAAATTTCAGGAAAGGTGTTGTCCAAATTTTCAGAAATGACCTACTAACGACGAAGTATGTTgtatgcctttccatagcctAATCATAGTTCTTAAcgtattaatataggttgagatccTATGAGGcagcatatacatgttgtgtgcatataaatgctaaaggtatgtaaagcctatccattctttcttttggcatgatccatatgaaatcaatggacgacgaatgtataaatttcaaagaaactcctattcttaaagacactaggatggctatTGTTCTTAATTCCtagaaattatatcattatgttttgatacatgtgtatgattccagccgtcctattttggtataattcatattttgagataattcatgctttgtataattcataatggcaatcgaaggttacttgaaataactattgtctttatttttaaatgatggtttattttaattattcttttgagtcccaaatgatgatttaaatgcatatggtttctcactactctgctcgtgcatgccttaatgtatttttcaccgagtcccgggcagggtatgtattcgtgcacagtttcactgcattattcaccgagtccctcactaaagggccgggtacgatatatatatatatatatatatatatatatatatatgatgatatgatatgataacatggtgatatgatgatggTGTCGAGATCCATGATGGGCTgaatatgatatacatgtatatgacagattcatcgagtccataatgggccggatatgatataggatatgatcatgcataattttatttcataaggcacaagtacattaatttcttgattatcggtattatacttgtctcctgattGCCTATTTCAAATGTGATCTcacttatggtattttatgctttatatactcagtacatatgtcgtactgaccccctctcttcggagggctacgtttcatgcccgcaggtacaaatattaattttgggaatccgccagcttaggatttccactcagctattttgaaAGTGCTCTATTTTCTCGAAGCCTAGAATTTtgatatagatattttgatgtatatatttatttatccatggtTATGGCGGGGTCCTGTTCCGTTATATATTactgttgatattcttagaggtctgtagacatatatgtgggtggtatataGATGTTTTCCagttgtactagtatgacttatattttggaacgttcctattcatagtggcagccttgtcggcttgtatatatacatgtatattttagAATGTGATGTacagtggcagccttgtcggcttatgtaCTATGTTATCATTTAATGATTGTGACTTTTCAGGAGACAAGtggttttcatatatatatatatatatatatatatgacagtTTTGAGGCGATGTTCTGCCCGTATAAGTTCCCTATCAAGTTTAGTTGCTGATTGATTATAGATGACAAGTGTATgtacgagtgtccagttcgaaCACTAGTCACAGCCctcggggttgggtcatgacaaattccTGCCCAAGTATTATATCAAAAATATCTAAGAGGGTGACAGTGAAGCTGTCTTACCTTGACACTTGCCCAATGTGATGTCTACTCCATGAGCGACTCCACACATGAGAGTCAGTGGGGCATTGACCATCTTCAAGCGGGTGTTGTTTGGcccataacttagccccaaccttGTTGCCGCCGTCTTGTTCATGATATTGGCTTCTGCTCTAGAGTCCACCATGGTACGAGCTGGTCGTCCGTTGATGGATATGTCAACATACTGTGCAGAGTAATCTCTCACCTTCTCAGCTTGCTTCGCGATGGCTCCGCATAGCCCGATCATGCCTAGATGGGTCGTGCCCAAACTCTGCCCTTGGTCCACTTTCTTGTCCTTTCGCTCCCGCATtatggcaccaaggttcttcatctccGGGCACGTAGCATAGCCGTGAGGACCTCCACATATATAACAGTCGCTTCCCTTCGTGGTCTGCTCCTTCTTCTCGGCATAGCCCTGTCGTCCGAACTTTCTGCCGTCGGACTTATTGGCATCATGGCTCTTGGTGGGAGGGTGTTTCTCCTTGCCCTTGTTATGATCTCCCCCACATTTGGCATGACTACTCCTTGTTTCTTTGCCCTTGATCCTGTCATGCCTAAAGTCCGTCAGGGCTTCAGCTTAGGTGATTGCctcatcgatggtgctgacttgGCGATGCTCCAACTCCGTCTTGGCCCAACTTTGCagcccatccatgaagtggaagagcatgTCTTCATCCGTGAGATTGGGGATTTGAAGCGTAAGGGTAGTCAACTCCTTCACATAGGACCGTATGCTACCTGTTTGCTTCAATTCTCGAAACTTGCatttggcctcatagatgacattgttggggGAGAAGGTCTTCTTAAACTCATCCCGAAACTGCTCCCAGGTGTTGATAGTGCATAGACCCTTCCCGATCTCGGACTCCTTGCGCTTCCACCACAACATGTCCATCTCCGAAAGATATAGCACGGCTGTGTTGATTCTCGTCTCGTcattcttcactttgttacacttgaagtaattctccaagtgccaaaggaagttTTCCACTTCTTATGCATCacgggcacctttgaacataggtggcttgggagcctcaatcttggccttcTGTCCGCGCTGGATTTTACGCATCTCCTCGCTTTTATGTCTCCCTTGAGTGCTGCCATCTCGGCCTTCATAGTCTCTATCGTGCTTAGCGcgtccatgagccgacactccaaggaagtgatCATCTCCTTCATCTCGTACTCGGCCGCGTTGCGCACGTCCAACTCCTTTTGGATGTTGTCATTCTTCTCAATGGTGAATTCCTTTAGAGTCTTGAACTTGTCGTCAAActtgttcaagcgcttgccCAATATCTCTACAGCCTGCCGGGCAGCATCCACCATTGCGATCTAATCCATGCCGGGCGTAACATCCACGGGCTCCTCACCTCGCTCATCGTCAGTTACCTCGgtggccgagggtgagtaggatgttagggcctcaCTTGGTGTAGGCTCGAGCGGtacctcctcatttctcttagagttcTTCTTTCCCCTGCGGTGCTTctttccaacatcttgcttgacgctggtggcggtagtggcggtgatgtctccctcacttgccatTTCCCTTAATAGaaccttgctctgataccacgttgtcatggacttagacttcaactaagacctccatgcggcacttgacaacttactcacgaatctttcacgatcttgcaagctcaagtaagcctttgagactagatcgctaagaaaacgctagattgtaagaaagacaagagaacttttatgaagaagacTTTATATTACTTGAAAGAATGCATGATTTCAGGATGGTTTGTTACAAATGAATACCCCCTCTATGTATACTACTCCTAAGAGGCTtaaatgtaaataaaaattgttatacaagtcatttcatatttacaaagaagtccttactctagaattctctacacacaaGGACCTATTTTGACCATGAGAGtaatttactttttcttttagaataaatttttattttattttaaaatcaatatttGGTAGAAAAATTTCCTAATCTAACTCCGAGTTGGATTCAAAATTTGAGAAAGTGCTCCAAATCTGTTCTCCAACTTTAtcttcataaatttcaaataaaatgcaTTCTTCTCTCCTTCGCTAACTGTATAATCGAATAAAACTCCATTTTCAACTtcataaattctaaaaaaatgaaaatatttgaaatctatGTATAGTAGCTGAATAAGTGGACAATTTTCTAAACGATAAAGAATGGAGATCAAAAACTGCTTTAAGTAATCTATAACATTTTATGATTGTACTaattacaacaacatactcattgtaatcccacaagtgaagGTAAAGAGACTGTTTCTGATAGACCTTTGGCTAGTTATGACTAATTCTATATATTTAAGTGAAGTGAATTGGATAATTAAACTACTAAACTGAATGCCATCtcaatcaaagaaaaaaaaacagaatGATCCATCAAGAATAAAGAAAGTGAGATGCAATGGTTCATGTTTTCCATCAGTAGTTACTCCACCTTCCATTCTAGCCACACCAATTTGTGCCTGTCAAACTCAAGATGGCACAATAAAAAAAGACTGTCATATTGAACATTTCTACAACCAGAAACTAATCCAAGTCCCATTGTTAAATAGCATAATGAAAAGCTATTAcatcatcaaaataaaaataagagaaatgaatgcccttaaaaaataagagaaatgaatGCCCTTAAAGAGGGTGTTTACGCTATGCCTCGAAAAAGCCAGGGGCTTGGAAATTTTTTTCCAAGCCAAAGGATGCTTGCTAAATACTAAAATACAACAATTGGAAGGAAATTTCTGTCATATGACAAAGGCTTGTCCTTACTCCTTAGTATGACCAACTGCATAAATGAAGAATGAAGTGATTAAACAGAGATAAAGAAAGACAATAAATGTTCTGTATCAATAATCTTAAAAGATGTTTAACATTTTTAGTATGTAGTGCATGTAGGGTAAAGGGAAGTCTAAGATGCCAGAAGATAACACAAAAAGCTACATGTGCAGCACAATTTGATGTGCTATTTCTCATGCTCAATTTTAAGAAAGGTTTCACATCCCCTCGACCCTACCGAACATGATTGGTGCAGCCTGCTGGATTATTGCCTTCAACATCATTGTAAAATAGTGAATAATATCCCTTCAGGACAAGGTTGTGACCTGGGGACAGCACCAAATCAAAATGAAGCCAACTTATTCTATACTTCCAAGGATAGAGCTCAGATTGCCCACAGTTGTCAACTTGACTCTGACCAATATTGAAAGGTTAAACTGTGTAGAACTCATATGAATGCTGAGATGTAAATTCCCTAATATAAAGTAAGTTGTacgtctgcgtacactctaccctccccagaccccactttgtgggattccactgggtatgttgttgcaAAGTAAGTTGTGCATCATACAAAAGCTACAGAGCTTAAAGACTTGACTTCGAATATTAGGTACTATTGCAAGTTTTTGTAGGATTGCTGTGTTTAAGCTTGTCAAGGTCATTAGGTAAATATTCTTTACATGTTTATAAATGTAAAAGCAAATTTAACCAACATTCACCATCTTTTGCGACAGATGCTACAGTTAGATGATGCATAAAGAGCAAACTTATAACTACGGAATCTAGGTGCACTCACTTGCTAATCCACAGCCATTGCTTCCGGACCCCCACTAGCATCCTCCACCCCGCTCTTATTATGATCATCAACTGCATTCCTCAACTCTTCCACCAAGCTCCTCTGTTCTTCTTCTATTGTGTTCTGCAACTCATCAACCTAAGGAAAAAGTTTGAACATCAGCAAATAGATCCATAATCACTAATCAACGTGTTCTCAAGATACAGATAATATATTACGCACTGACAAGAATGTATTTATCTACCTATCTACAAACATGGAAAATTTCACATGGATCCTTTACAATAGTGATCCTGTCATCTGTTTATTACACATCAGTTGCTTTTCATGGGTGTTAAAAAAGTTAGATTGGCACTTTACTTGTAGTAATTGGAAGTTGCACAAGGTGACAACTGACAATAAACTAGAGAATAATTGAATGTACATAAATCAGTGAAAGCACAAAATGCGAATTAGTATACTATGACCATCATACTGTGGAAGATAAAGGAACGGGAAAAGAAGGGCCAAAACTAATTTTAGCATAGCCCTACACAGTAATGGAGCAGCTCAAGATTTGAGATGTTTAAAGCCCCCTAAAGATACTGCAAGTAAATGATCAATAAGGGGTGTCATTAACATTATGGTCCTTCTAACCTTTACTTGTTGCATATACCTTCTAATCATTAGACACTGAGCTTGTTAATCTTAAGAATGGAGGTTCACAATGAAAACTGAAGGCATAGATGGGAAAATAAGAATCTTGCCAATGGCCCAATTGAGGCCTTGACCTAGTGCTATGGTTCAGACTTCAATACTTGGGAGCGTTAGGCCTTGGCCCACTAAAATTTATGGGCCACAAACTCTCAAATGTCTCTAAGACATAAATTCCCCAAGATAGGGGTAactcatttttgaatttttacttAACTTTTTAGCGCTACGATTATCAGGCTCACAAGGGCTCTATGATTATCAGGCTCACAAGGGAAACATACTCAACTTTAACAGGAAAGTTATTCTACCAAATGCCACAGTACAACAACTCATTTCAATGATGAACTAGTTAGGTCGgtatatgaatcctcactctCCACTTTGCTCCATTTAGACACTTCTCATTCTAAGATTCAACAAATTAGCTTCTCTAGAACTAGAAGTTCTCTACATCT
This window encodes:
- the LOC129884378 gene encoding uncharacterized protein LOC129884378; translation: MVPLVKVPKKEGQAYLSVMQLVKGLKKGEPTFIATIASSDEDNGAKDALPPCIEKVLEENKDMMPEELPRHLSLRREVDHKIKMEPGARPPAYPSYRMAPPELEEIRKQLKELFDARTHLNSSTYFEINMMGPHTYAKKARILGKFLRGVTVVVYLDDIIIYSNTLEEHVEHLMKVFQVLCENELFIKWEKCEFDQYEVHLLGYIISQGELRMDEEKVRAIKEWEVPTKVTELRSFIGLTNYYCRFISAYSAKAASLTELLKKNKPWGWSEEC